Proteins encoded together in one Chryseobacterium sp. G0201 window:
- a CDS encoding endonuclease V produces MIYAFDTYYYDDYANTICIAFEDWTSEKETEIFSEKTEITSDYESGAFYKRELPCILSLLNKIELKEGDIIIVDGYVTLDDDGKIGLGGYLYDALEQKYPIIGIAKNGFTTPDSQRRAIYRGESKTPLFLTVKGSDVDKMKLNIEKMYGSYRIPTLLKKLDQLTRE; encoded by the coding sequence ATGATTTACGCTTTCGATACCTATTATTACGATGATTACGCCAATACGATCTGTATTGCTTTTGAAGACTGGACTTCTGAAAAAGAGACTGAAATTTTCAGCGAAAAAACAGAAATTACTTCCGATTATGAAAGTGGTGCTTTCTACAAAAGAGAATTGCCGTGTATTCTAAGCTTATTAAATAAAATTGAACTTAAAGAAGGTGATATTATCATTGTTGATGGCTATGTTACCTTAGATGATGATGGTAAAATAGGATTGGGTGGGTATCTGTATGATGCTTTAGAACAGAAATATCCAATCATTGGAATTGCGAAAAATGGATTTACAACACCGGATTCTCAAAGAAGAGCTATCTACAGGGGAGAAAGTAAAACTCCGTTATTTCTTACGGTTAAAGGATCTGATGTAGACAAAATGAAACTTAACATTGAAAAAATGTATGGTTCTTACAGAATCCCCACCTTACTAAAAAAGCTTGACCAGCTGACCAGAGAATAA
- a CDS encoding GNAT family N-acetyltransferase: MIIREARKEDIPQIQIVRNSVKENMLSDPNLVTNKDCEEFLFERGKGWVCEINSEIVGFSIVDLKENNIWALFLHPDFENKGIGRKLHDIMLDWYFEQTEQNVWLGTSPNTRAETFYRKSGWNEIGTHGKEIKFEMTYKNWKNRQS; this comes from the coding sequence ATGATTATTCGTGAAGCCAGAAAAGAAGATATTCCGCAGATCCAAATTGTAAGAAATTCGGTGAAAGAAAACATGTTGTCTGATCCAAATCTCGTTACTAATAAAGACTGTGAAGAGTTTTTATTTGAAAGAGGAAAAGGCTGGGTTTGTGAAATTAACAGTGAGATTGTTGGATTTTCCATTGTTGATCTGAAAGAAAACAACATCTGGGCTTTGTTTCTACACCCTGATTTTGAAAATAAAGGAATTGGCAGAAAGCTTCATGATATCATGCTTGATTGGTATTTTGAGCAAACCGAACAAAATGTTTGGCTCGGAACTTCGCCCAATACAAGAGCTGAAACTTTTTACAGAAAATCCGGCTGGAACGAGATCGGAACTCATGGAAAAGAGATCAAATTTGAAATGACTTACAAAAACTGGAAAAACCGACAATCATGA
- a CDS encoding M28 family metallopeptidase, with the protein MKKLLIPIFSVAVMAGCGTSKVTNDASKSSVHVTTVAKGDKAFLTAYKTITADDLKKNLYVIASDEMGGRDTGSPGQKKAGEYMINYYKTLGISSPKALGSYYQKVPADFMKKRGGGNLPDSENILAFIEGSEKPDEIVVVSAHYDHVGTKNGVVYNGADDDGSGTVAVMEIAKAFQSAKKAGNGPKRSILFLHVTGEEHGLFGSEFYTDNPVFPLANTVVDLNIDMIGRDDPENRGKQYVYVIGSEMLSSELKVINEAANKRTNNLELNYRYDDPNDSERLYYRSDHYNFAKNNVPVAFFFDGIHEDYHKPTDKPDKIDYSLLQKRTQLVFATAWEIANRAERIVVDKKQ; encoded by the coding sequence ATGAAAAAACTACTTATTCCAATATTTTCTGTTGCTGTGATGGCGGGTTGCGGAACGTCAAAAGTTACAAATGATGCTTCAAAATCGTCTGTACATGTTACGACTGTAGCGAAAGGAGATAAAGCTTTTCTTACTGCTTATAAGACTATTACGGCTGATGATCTAAAGAAAAACTTATACGTAATTGCTTCTGATGAAATGGGAGGCAGAGACACCGGAAGTCCGGGACAGAAAAAAGCGGGAGAGTATATGATCAATTATTATAAAACTCTTGGAATCTCTTCTCCGAAAGCTTTAGGTTCTTACTATCAGAAAGTTCCAGCTGATTTTATGAAGAAGAGAGGCGGTGGAAATCTCCCTGATTCTGAAAATATTCTAGCATTTATCGAAGGAAGTGAAAAACCGGATGAAATTGTTGTTGTTTCAGCACATTATGATCACGTGGGCACCAAAAACGGAGTAGTTTATAACGGAGCGGATGACGACGGAAGCGGAACAGTTGCCGTAATGGAGATCGCAAAGGCTTTTCAGAGTGCTAAAAAGGCAGGAAATGGTCCAAAACGATCAATCCTATTCCTTCATGTAACCGGAGAGGAGCACGGGCTGTTTGGCTCTGAATTTTATACGGATAATCCTGTTTTTCCTTTAGCGAATACGGTGGTTGACTTAAATATTGACATGATCGGTCGCGATGATCCTGAGAACAGAGGGAAACAGTACGTATATGTGATTGGTTCTGAGATGTTAAGCTCTGAATTGAAAGTAATTAATGAAGCCGCAAACAAGCGAACAAATAACTTAGAATTAAATTACAGATATGACGATCCAAACGATTCTGAAAGATTGTATTACAGATCAGACCATTATAATTTTGCTAAAAATAATGTTCCTGTAGCATTTTTCTTTGACGGAATTCATGAAGATTATCATAAACCAACAGATAAGCCAGATAAAATTGACTATTCTTTATTACAAAAAAGAACACAGTTAGTATTTGCCACAGCTTGGGAAATTGCCAATAGAGCAGAAAGAATTGTAGTTGATAAAAAACAATAA
- a CDS encoding sodium-translocating pyrophosphatase has translation MGLFYLIPIFGVVALLYTFFQSNWVSKQNAGNEKMKIISGHIADGAMAFLKAEYKVLSYFVVIVAILLAVMGMTSANSHWSIGIAFIFGAIFSALAGFIGMKIATKANVRTAEAARTSLSKALKVSFAGGSVMGMGVAGLAVLGLGSLYLIIKQIFAPNAPVDSHEMERTIEILTGFSLGAESIALFARVGGGIYTKAADVGADLVGKVEAGIPEDDPRNPATIADNVGDNVGDVAGMGADLFGSYVATVLATMVLGRETISDDSFGGFAPILLPMLIAGTGIIFSMIGTLFVRINDNEGSSTSSVQNALNLGNWGSIVITAVASYFLVTYILPDKMILRGHEFTKMGVFGAIMVGLVVGTLMSIITEYYTAMGKRPVSSIVRQSSTGHATNIIGGLAVGMESTLLPIIVLAGGIYGSYLCAGLYGVAIAAAGMMATTAMQLAIDAFGPIADNAGGIAEMSELPKEVREKTDILDAVGNTTAATGKGFAIASAALTALALFAAFVGIAGIDGIDIYRADVLAGLFVGGMIPFIFSSLAITAVGQAAMAMVEEVRRQFREIPGILEGKAEPEYEKCVAISTDASIRKMMLPGAIAIISPLLMGFIFGPEVLGGFLAGATVCGVLMGMFQNNAGGAWDNAKKSFEKGANINGQTYYKGSEPHKASVTGDTVGDPFKDTSGPSMNILIKLMSIVSLVIAPTLAVLHKDKIETNRKAKIESLLAMEGAHSVSSINAGNTVITLAPKEVRGHLNEDGDFVYETGTIEEIKLKGGKAIKIGEGSQLYQMYNAVKLKNQTVLDPNNWYTIENLYFQSGSSDLKPGSDAQLTNLAEILNAYPDLKVKLGGYTDNTGNPESNQKLSNLRAQTAKLKLLEIGISSDRVEAEGYGAQYPICEANDTDECKAKNRRIDVRVLSL, from the coding sequence ATGGGTTTGTTCTATTTAATTCCAATATTTGGTGTTGTTGCTTTACTGTATACTTTTTTCCAAAGTAACTGGGTAAGTAAGCAAAATGCCGGAAATGAAAAAATGAAAATTATCAGCGGACATATCGCTGACGGTGCGATGGCCTTTCTAAAAGCCGAGTACAAAGTTTTAAGCTATTTCGTAGTTATTGTAGCCATTTTATTAGCCGTGATGGGAATGACCAGCGCCAATTCGCATTGGAGCATCGGGATTGCTTTTATTTTTGGTGCTATATTTTCTGCATTGGCAGGTTTCATCGGAATGAAGATCGCTACGAAAGCGAATGTAAGAACCGCAGAAGCCGCAAGAACATCTCTTTCAAAAGCGCTTAAAGTTTCATTTGCAGGAGGTTCTGTAATGGGAATGGGAGTTGCCGGACTGGCCGTATTAGGATTAGGATCTTTGTATTTAATTATAAAACAAATTTTTGCCCCGAATGCCCCCGTTGATTCACATGAAATGGAAAGAACGATAGAAATTCTTACCGGATTTTCTCTCGGAGCCGAATCTATTGCTCTTTTTGCAAGAGTTGGTGGTGGTATTTACACAAAAGCGGCCGATGTTGGAGCCGATTTGGTTGGAAAAGTTGAAGCAGGAATTCCAGAAGATGATCCTCGAAATCCGGCTACTATAGCAGATAATGTAGGGGATAATGTTGGTGATGTTGCCGGGATGGGAGCCGATTTATTCGGATCTTATGTGGCAACGGTTTTAGCGACAATGGTTTTGGGAAGAGAGACGATCTCTGATGATTCATTCGGAGGTTTTGCACCGATTCTTTTGCCGATGCTGATTGCCGGAACAGGAATTATATTTTCAATGATAGGAACTTTATTTGTCAGAATTAATGATAATGAGGGTTCATCAACTTCAAGTGTTCAGAATGCTTTAAATCTAGGAAACTGGGGAAGTATCGTTATTACGGCAGTCGCTTCCTATTTTCTGGTAACTTATATTCTCCCTGACAAAATGATTTTAAGAGGTCATGAATTCACTAAAATGGGTGTTTTTGGAGCGATCATGGTCGGGTTGGTTGTGGGAACTTTAATGAGTATCATTACAGAATATTATACGGCAATGGGCAAGAGACCTGTTTCAAGTATTGTGAGACAATCTTCCACTGGGCACGCAACAAACATCATTGGCGGATTAGCCGTTGGGATGGAATCAACTTTACTTCCGATCATTGTTTTGGCAGGAGGAATTTACGGTTCTTACCTATGCGCCGGATTGTACGGTGTGGCCATTGCTGCCGCAGGAATGATGGCTACAACAGCAATGCAGTTGGCAATTGATGCTTTCGGACCGATTGCAGATAACGCGGGAGGAATTGCCGAAATGAGCGAATTACCCAAAGAAGTTCGTGAAAAAACAGATATTTTAGATGCGGTAGGAAATACCACGGCAGCTACAGGAAAAGGTTTTGCCATTGCTTCTGCTGCGTTGACGGCTTTAGCTCTATTTGCAGCTTTCGTAGGAATTGCAGGTATTGACGGTATTGATATTTACAGAGCCGATGTGCTGGCCGGATTGTTTGTAGGTGGAATGATTCCGTTTATATTTTCATCCTTGGCAATTACAGCGGTTGGACAAGCCGCAATGGCAATGGTAGAGGAAGTGAGAAGACAGTTCCGTGAAATTCCTGGGATTTTGGAAGGAAAAGCAGAACCCGAGTATGAAAAATGTGTTGCTATTTCTACCGATGCATCGATTAGAAAAATGATGTTGCCGGGAGCAATTGCCATTATTTCTCCTCTTTTAATGGGATTTATTTTCGGGCCTGAAGTTCTAGGTGGATTCTTGGCAGGAGCTACAGTATGTGGCGTTTTAATGGGAATGTTCCAGAATAATGCCGGCGGTGCGTGGGATAATGCTAAAAAATCATTTGAAAAAGGTGCGAATATCAATGGACAGACCTATTATAAAGGTTCAGAGCCTCATAAAGCTTCAGTAACAGGTGATACGGTCGGAGATCCGTTTAAAGATACTTCTGGGCCATCCATGAATATTTTAATTAAATTAATGTCGATTGTGTCATTAGTAATCGCACCGACTTTAGCAGTTTTACATAAAGATAAAATTGAAACGAACAGAAAGGCTAAAATTGAAAGCTTACTGGCAATGGAAGGTGCTCATTCGGTTTCTTCTATAAACGCAGGAAATACGGTGATAACTTTAGCTCCAAAAGAAGTTAGAGGTCATTTAAATGAAGACGGAGATTTTGTATATGAAACCGGAACTATCGAAGAGATAAAACTAAAAGGCGGAAAAGCAATCAAGATTGGTGAAGGAAGCCAATTATATCAAATGTACAATGCTGTAAAACTGAAAAATCAAACAGTTTTAGATCCAAACAATTGGTATACGATCGAAAATCTGTATTTCCAGAGTGGTTCGAGTGATTTAAAACCTGGTTCGGACGCTCAGTTGACTAATTTAGCAGAAATTTTAAATGCCTATCCTGATCTGAAAGTAAAATTAGGAGGTTACACTGATAATACAGGAAACCCTGAAAGCAATCAGAAATTATCAAATTTAAGAGCCCAAACAGCAAAATTAAAATTACTGGAGATCGGAATTTCATCTGACAGAGTAGAAGCTGAGGGTTATGGTGCACAATATCCCATTTGTGAAGCCAATGATACCGATGAATGTAAAGCTAAAAACAGAAGAATTGATGTAAGAGTCCTGTCTCTGTAG
- a CDS encoding TlpA family protein disulfide reductase, producing the protein MKNNKTQLIYKKTVIAVLLVIPFFTLQAQTSIASPSTITQNIQDNISTKSVGLSIDHLISQTSKVYTKPEAEKAVRFITDEIDWQTLYTSGNWSKVITLWVDLYSNHINDVFAFTDDFEKISKKITDPTQYADFARKTAFALTRQNRAHYINSIAPLVRDSGKIKDFNGVLAVYMQAAPGTYAPELIFKVHDNNVVLKSKEMANGNFSQTMLLFYASGCGPCEHLLMQMPDYMNDLKNKRIRIISVSADPDENTFENKAKDLPWEDKFWDYENIKGENFQKYAITGTPTIFLLDKTGKILVRTSSLDEFLDYINKSK; encoded by the coding sequence ATGAAAAATAATAAAACACAATTAATATATAAAAAAACAGTAATTGCTGTATTATTAGTAATTCCGTTTTTTACCTTACAGGCACAGACAAGTATTGCATCTCCAAGTACAATCACCCAAAATATCCAAGATAATATATCAACAAAATCTGTTGGCCTGTCGATCGATCATCTGATTTCACAAACCTCAAAAGTGTACACTAAACCGGAAGCTGAAAAAGCTGTACGATTTATTACGGATGAAATAGACTGGCAAACACTTTATACTTCAGGAAATTGGTCGAAGGTTATCACTTTATGGGTAGATCTTTACAGCAATCATATTAACGATGTTTTTGCCTTTACAGATGATTTTGAGAAGATTAGTAAAAAAATAACAGATCCGACTCAATATGCTGATTTTGCAAGAAAAACTGCTTTTGCTCTTACGAGACAGAACAGAGCACATTACATCAATTCTATAGCACCTCTTGTAAGAGATTCAGGAAAAATAAAAGACTTTAACGGCGTTCTGGCAGTTTATATGCAGGCTGCTCCGGGTACTTATGCTCCGGAACTTATTTTTAAAGTTCATGATAATAATGTTGTTTTAAAAAGTAAGGAGATGGCCAATGGAAATTTTTCCCAAACTATGCTTTTGTTCTATGCTTCGGGATGCGGACCTTGTGAGCATCTTCTTATGCAGATGCCTGATTATATGAATGATCTTAAAAATAAAAGGATCAGGATTATCTCTGTTTCTGCGGACCCAGATGAGAATACATTTGAAAATAAAGCAAAAGATCTTCCCTGGGAAGATAAATTCTGGGATTATGAAAATATAAAAGGAGAAAACTTTCAGAAATATGCGATTACAGGGACACCTACCATTTTCTTATTAGATAAAACAGGAAAAATTCTTGTAAGAACATCTTCTCTTGATGAGTTTTTAGATTATATAAATAAATCTAAGTAA
- a CDS encoding aminotransferase class I/II-fold pyridoxal phosphate-dependent enzyme, whose protein sequence is MEKIYGFTHYSFFTDMAELASKHNSFDLSLGLPDFEIDDRLKQYLRESVDYNHHNYEPLAGNPLLIENTIQFNSKRENSIQLKNNEVTIVPCATFALYTALKSVLNQGDEVVVIQPSYYTYGPSIVLNGGIPVYYDLDNDFNINWEKLQNCISQKTKAIIVNSPQNPTGKIWSKDDWNHLYELIKDQEIYLISEEIYDIYCYDGIEHYSSFLHPELKKRTFCIFSLGKMFHCTGWKVSYLLTPEELTSKFRCHQQYISYSANAPAQYALAKYLEVFDPSETQKLMQNKRDIFNELIKDTPFEVEQKAEGSVFQVVNFRNISKTMSDVEFSKWLTIEKKVSCLPLSAFYNSRQNSDYVRFSFAKKDDVIIQALEHLRKIL, encoded by the coding sequence ATGGAAAAAATTTATGGATTTACTCATTACTCATTTTTCACAGATATGGCTGAACTAGCTTCTAAGCATAACAGTTTTGACCTATCTTTAGGCCTGCCCGATTTTGAAATTGATGACCGTCTAAAACAATATTTAAGAGAATCTGTAGATTATAACCATCATAATTATGAGCCACTTGCAGGAAATCCTTTACTAATTGAAAATACTATTCAATTTAATTCTAAACGTGAAAACAGCATTCAGCTTAAAAATAATGAAGTAACCATCGTTCCGTGTGCAACCTTTGCTTTATATACTGCTCTTAAATCTGTTTTAAATCAAGGAGATGAGGTTGTTGTAATTCAGCCGTCATATTATACTTACGGACCGTCAATTGTATTAAATGGCGGAATTCCGGTCTATTATGATCTTGATAATGATTTCAACATAAACTGGGAGAAACTTCAAAACTGTATTTCACAAAAAACAAAAGCAATTATTGTCAATTCTCCACAAAATCCAACCGGAAAAATATGGTCAAAAGATGATTGGAATCACCTTTACGAATTAATAAAAGATCAGGAAATTTATTTAATTTCCGAAGAAATCTACGATATTTATTGCTATGACGGAATTGAACATTACAGTTCGTTCTTACACCCTGAACTAAAGAAACGAACTTTCTGCATTTTTTCTTTGGGCAAAATGTTCCATTGCACAGGATGGAAAGTCAGCTATCTGTTGACACCAGAAGAATTGACTTCAAAATTCAGATGTCATCAGCAATATATTTCTTACAGTGCCAACGCTCCGGCTCAATATGCTCTCGCTAAATATTTAGAAGTTTTTGATCCTTCAGAAACTCAAAAGCTGATGCAGAATAAAAGAGATATTTTTAATGAGCTAATTAAAGACACTCCTTTTGAAGTTGAACAAAAAGCAGAAGGAAGTGTTTTTCAAGTTGTTAATTTCAGAAATATCTCCAAAACGATGAGTGATGTAGAATTTTCAAAATGGCTGACCATTGAAAAAAAGGTTTCTTGTCTTCCGCTTTCTGCATTTTATAATTCAAGACAAAATTCTGATTATGTGAGATTTAGTTTTGCTAAAAAAGATGACGTAATTATTCAGGCGTTGGAGCATTTAAGGAAGATTTTATAG
- a CDS encoding MBL fold metallo-hydrolase, translating into MRKCFFTLIIFSSSIICSAQQSFKVIPLGIYGGGEESNLSSYMAAPANSENYVNFDAGTLRSGIEKAIKKGNFKGKSALQVIQENIKGYLISHAHLDHASGLILNSPDDTKKSIYALPSVAEILTDKYFSWKSWANFTDSGEVPHLNKYSIINLDAGKEIPMPNTDMYVTAFPLSHVKPYESTAFLVRHNSDYLLYLGDTGSDSIEQSNMLQNLWKQIAPYVNNQQLKGILIEVSFPNEQPDKSLFGHLTPKLLQSELNILNSYCQPEKLQQVPIIITHLKPVDNNIERIKKQLKEQNTLGVKYIFPVQGKKIDL; encoded by the coding sequence ATGAGAAAATGTTTTTTTACGCTGATTATTTTTTCCTCTTCGATCATTTGTTCAGCCCAGCAAAGTTTTAAGGTTATTCCTTTAGGCATCTATGGTGGCGGTGAAGAGAGCAACCTATCAAGCTATATGGCGGCTCCTGCAAACTCTGAAAATTATGTAAATTTTGATGCCGGAACATTACGCTCCGGAATTGAAAAAGCCATAAAGAAGGGAAATTTTAAAGGTAAATCAGCATTACAGGTAATACAGGAAAACATTAAAGGTTATTTAATTTCTCATGCTCACTTAGATCATGCAAGTGGGTTGATTTTAAATAGTCCCGACGATACTAAAAAAAGTATTTACGCACTTCCTTCGGTAGCAGAAATCCTTACAGATAAATATTTTTCATGGAAATCGTGGGCTAACTTTACCGACTCCGGTGAAGTTCCTCATTTAAACAAATACAGCATCATCAATCTGGATGCAGGCAAGGAAATACCGATGCCCAATACCGATATGTACGTGACTGCATTTCCTCTCAGCCATGTAAAACCATACGAAAGTACAGCATTTCTTGTACGACACAACAGTGATTATCTTTTATACCTTGGTGATACAGGCAGTGACAGTATTGAGCAAAGCAATATGCTTCAGAATTTATGGAAACAAATAGCTCCTTATGTTAATAATCAACAATTAAAAGGTATTTTAATCGAAGTTTCTTTTCCGAATGAACAGCCGGATAAATCTTTATTTGGACATCTTACCCCAAAATTATTGCAGTCTGAATTAAATATTCTGAACAGCTATTGTCAACCCGAAAAATTACAGCAGGTTCCTATCATTATAACCCATTTAAAGCCTGTTGATAATAATATTGAACGAATAAAAAAACAACTGAAAGAACAAAATACTTTAGGAGTAAAATATATATTTCCGGTTCAGGGGAAGAAAATTGATTTATAA
- a CDS encoding beta strand repeat-containing protein — protein MRKNIIIVSTILISGFAFSQVGMNTPDPKATLDITAKNATGTSTSTEGILIPRVDRQRAQSMQNIEVPTLIYVNSVSTGSQTGNAINIDKVGYYYYKDSAWIKLNQDPEINTNIYNSDGTLSENRTVTQGNKSLKFIGSIENLFSVDGLTLSVDAARHRVGMGTETPSSILSVVNSRPGNTVDAFSVGINNCGSACGQGTARNISIFNKNGTNSQFGSIDFIPSITAEGITGASIRGIDRNAQDNSAGIQFLTRNVNSYDARMTIKSAGNIGIGTSTPNSSALVDISSTTQGFLPPRLTTAQRDAIVGKAEGLTIYNTDMHCMQYWNATIWKGDCSDAGQPEVGIITTLDCTGATNNGTLTSGTAASGVSSVISYTGGNGGSHNGQIVTSTGVSGLTATLSAGNFANGNGTLTYTITGTPSSAGTATFALNIGGQTCNITRAINTGAGTVTTLDCTGATNNGTLTSGTSASGVSSVISYTGGNGGSHNGQIVTSTGVSGLTATLSAGNFANGNGTLTYTITGTPSGAGTATFALNIGGQNCNFTRAINTGAGTVTTLDCTGATNNGTLTSGTAASGVSSVISYTGGNGGSHNGQIVTSTGVSGLTATLSAGNFANGNGTLTYTITGTPSGAGNATFAINIGGQTCTLTRTIAAAAGAIATLDCAGATNNGFTYPGIPAPAGVTSVISYTGGNGGTHSGQIVASTGVTGLTATLLPGSFANGNGNLTYTITGTPSGFGNAQFAINIGGVSCTLTVPVAEYPAYKCEQAPGRFGQPDYSPLYIVCGYQPETGHGCSSSDPNCSYLFIPTLGESRWVRAHLFACPEGTVWNPVQQHCAYP, from the coding sequence ATGAGAAAAAATATAATTATTGTCTCTACCATACTGATTTCAGGATTTGCTTTTTCACAGGTTGGAATGAATACACCAGATCCAAAAGCAACTCTGGATATCACGGCTAAAAATGCTACAGGAACATCAACTTCTACCGAAGGTATTTTAATCCCAAGGGTCGACAGACAAAGAGCCCAATCTATGCAAAATATAGAAGTTCCTACTTTAATCTATGTAAATAGTGTTTCCACAGGTTCCCAAACCGGAAATGCTATTAATATAGATAAGGTTGGGTACTATTACTATAAAGATAGTGCATGGATCAAATTAAATCAAGATCCAGAGATTAACACTAATATCTATAATTCTGATGGTACTCTTTCAGAAAACCGTACGGTTACACAAGGAAATAAATCATTAAAATTCATTGGATCTATAGAAAATTTATTTTCTGTAGATGGACTTACTCTATCTGTAGATGCAGCCCGTCATAGAGTTGGGATGGGAACCGAGACACCATCATCGATTTTATCTGTGGTGAATTCCAGACCAGGAAATACAGTTGACGCCTTTTCTGTTGGAATTAATAATTGCGGGTCAGCATGTGGACAGGGAACAGCAAGAAATATTAGTATATTCAATAAGAATGGAACTAATTCGCAGTTTGGAAGTATAGATTTTATTCCCTCAATAACAGCAGAAGGAATAACAGGAGCTTCAATCAGAGGAATAGATAGAAATGCACAAGATAATTCTGCAGGAATCCAGTTTCTTACCAGAAATGTCAACAGTTATGATGCAAGAATGACCATTAAATCTGCTGGCAATATTGGCATAGGAACTTCTACACCAAATTCCAGTGCATTAGTAGATATTTCTTCTACCACCCAAGGTTTTCTTCCTCCAAGATTAACAACAGCACAAAGAGATGCAATTGTGGGTAAAGCAGAAGGTTTAACGATCTACAATACAGACATGCATTGCATGCAATATTGGAATGCAACAATTTGGAAAGGTGATTGCTCTGATGCCGGACAGCCGGAAGTTGGTATTATTACAACATTAGATTGTACCGGAGCAACGAATAACGGAACGTTAACCAGCGGAACAGCTGCATCAGGAGTTTCTTCAGTAATCTCTTATACAGGAGGAAACGGAGGCTCTCATAATGGTCAGATTGTAACTTCTACAGGAGTTTCAGGATTAACTGCTACGTTGTCAGCAGGAAATTTTGCCAATGGAAACGGTACGTTAACCTATACCATTACAGGAACGCCTTCTTCTGCAGGGACAGCAACATTTGCACTCAATATCGGAGGACAAACTTGTAATATCACAAGAGCGATAAATACCGGAGCAGGAACTGTCACAACATTAGATTGTACCGGAGCAACGAATAATGGAACATTAACCAGCGGAACATCTGCATCAGGAGTTTCTTCAGTAATCTCTTATACAGGAGGGAACGGAGGTTCTCATAATGGTCAGATTGTAACTTCTACAGGAGTTTCAGGACTAACTGCTACCTTGTCAGCAGGAAATTTTGCCAATGGAAACGGAACTCTAACGTATACTATTACTGGAACTCCTTCCGGAGCGGGAACAGCAACATTTGCACTCAATATCGGAGGACAAAATTGTAATTTCACAAGAGCGATAAATACCGGAGCAGGAACTGTCACAACATTAGATTGTACGGGAGCAACGAATAACGGAACATTAACCAGCGGAACAGCTGCATCAGGAGTTTCATCAGTAATCTCTTACACAGGAGGAAATGGAGGCTCTCATAATGGTCAGATTGTAACTTCTACAGGAGTTTCAGGATTAACCGCTACGTTGTCAGCAGGAAATTTTGCCAATGGAAACGGAACTCTAACGTATACTATTACTGGAACTCCTTCCGGAGCAGGTAACGCAACTTTTGCGATTAATATCGGAGGGCAAACTTGTACATTAACAAGAACGATAGCTGCCGCAGCTGGAGCTATTGCAACATTGGATTGTGCAGGAGCTACAAATAACGGATTTACCTATCCAGGAATTCCAGCCCCAGCTGGTGTGACTTCTGTGATTTCTTATACTGGAGGAAATGGCGGTACTCATAGCGGACAAATAGTAGCTTCTACGGGCGTTACGGGACTAACAGCAACCTTGCTACCTGGAAGTTTTGCCAATGGAAACGGAAATTTAACCTATACAATTACAGGCACACCTTCAGGATTTGGCAATGCGCAATTTGCAATTAATATAGGGGGTGTAAGCTGTACATTAACTGTTCCTGTTGCAGAATATCCGGCTTATAAGTGTGAACAAGCGCCCGGAAGATTTGGACAACCTGATTATTCACCTTTATATATTGTATGTGGATATCAACCAGAAACCGGGCACGGATGTAGCAGTTCTGACCCAAATTGTTCTTATTTATTTATACCTACATTAGGAGAAAGTAGATGGGTACGTGCTCACTTATTTGCTTGTCCAGAAGGAACAGTTTGGAATCCAGTACAGCAACATTGTGCTTATCCTTAA
- a CDS encoding glyoxalase: MKQNIKSIRPFIGAKNFEISSNFYKDLGFEEIVLEHNLSLFKKQDIAFYLQNAYVKDWIENTMLFIEVESVDDFWEELLSLNLTVKYEGVKLSPIRTMDWGKECFVHDPSGILWHFGEFFNT, from the coding sequence ATGAAACAAAATATAAAATCCATCAGACCTTTTATTGGTGCAAAAAACTTTGAAATTAGCAGTAATTTTTATAAAGATTTGGGTTTCGAAGAAATCGTTTTAGAGCATAATCTTTCTTTGTTTAAAAAACAGGATATCGCATTCTATCTGCAAAATGCGTATGTTAAAGATTGGATTGAAAACACAATGCTTTTTATTGAAGTTGAAAGCGTTGACGATTTTTGGGAAGAACTTTTATCATTAAATCTGACAGTAAAATATGAAGGTGTAAAGCTATCACCCATTAGAACAATGGATTGGGGGAAGGAATGTTTCGTACACGATCCTTCAGGAATTTTATGGCATTTTGGAGAGTTTTTTAATACATAA